The genomic stretch TTGTCTTATCAGGAATGCATCAACAGATTTCCCGTTAAGACAGATTGTACAAACCCGGCGAGTCATACAACCCGCCGGGTTTCTTTTCGTTAACGCATCACGTGCCGCTTCACCAAAAAGCAATTTGTATGACAGAACTACAGCTCTACGTCATATCACGACCAAAACAACTGTCCGCGTTATTTATCAAAAAAAGAAACCGCTTATTTGATTAGTTTCCATATACCGTCTTCCTGAATAAAAACCAGCATAACGGTTTCTTTTTTGTTTCCACCTTGCGGTGGGGTGATATCAAGCTCGACATTGCATTGATACGTTTTATTTTTGATTCTAATACAGCCCAATATTTTTAATGAATTGATTTTAATTAACATCTCGTCATTAAAAAGCGAGCCGACTCGCTGCTTTATTTCCTGATTGGTTTGCGTCACGCTCTCATCAACGGCTTGCCTGATTTCCTGCTCTGTCGGTTCCGCGCCACCACATCCTGCCAACAGTGTCGACCCTGCCATTACGACACCCCATAGTATGGCAACGGGTGTTCCCCACATACTCCTCTTCATCATCACCACAGACGTCCCTATGTAACTCTCAGCATAAATCCCTATAAATGAAAACAATGTGACATGCATATGAATACATTCACCATTTTTACGTTACAACCTTTTACCTTGTTAAGAAATAACAGCGTAGTCATCTGAATGAAAATCGCCCGGCGATTACCTTTCCACTCTGGTGTTTGATGCTGTCATCATCTGGCAGCCAGCCTGCGGTGGCAGCGTTCAGCATCTCATTGAGACCACCAGTGAGATCACTATAGCGGCTGAATAAACCACGGGCTTTATTATTCGCCTGTTATTCACATGTCTCTATTCCCATTCGTAAACACCGTAAAAAATCAATTCATCAACAATAAAAAATTGATGTCTATCACAGTCGTTTTTATATTTTTCATTCGTAAATCACAAATTACCATAACGAATTCTCTGTTCTGAATGAGAAAATAAAATGGATTACTTTCACTCTTAGTTAATTTTCAAAACAGCGGTTTATTTTTCTCACACCTTTTATTTTTTGATCTATAGTAGTCTCGATACTTTCAGGAAGTACCCGCTTTTATTTATTTCTTTCTCTCAATTGAATGAGAGTCAATACCTGTGGGATTTACAAGGAGATTGTATGTTTAAGTATGTATTGCCTCTGTGTGCACTCGTGCTAGCGGCACCGTCGCTCGCGACCCAAACCACACTGATGATGACCCAGAAAAACGATGTGAATTATCTGGGCTGGTCTACCGACGAAAGCAAAGTCGCACGCCAGGAAGTGTATCGTGGCACCACCAGTAATCCTGACCAGCGTGAGCGTATCGCTGTGCTGGACTCGGAAACTCGTACTTTTCAAGATGCCGACACCAATAGCGGCGTCAACTACTGGTACTGGGTAGATGTGGTCAGCGATACGCAAAACCAGACGGTATCAAATGCCGTGACCAACGCTCCGAGCACCGGCCCGCTGCGTGCAGCAAAAGCCAGCTCTGAGTGTAAGCCGGGCGTGACATTCGAAAACCGTAGTGTGGATTGCGGTGGTGTGACCATCGGTACGTCCTGTCCGAATGACAGCGATAAACAGAAACCGCTGATCATTTTGAAAAACGCCTCAGTGAAAAACCTGCGTATTTCCGCCTCCGGCGGCGCGGACGGCATCCACTGCGACAGCGGCAACTGCACCATCGAAAACGTCATCTGGGAAGACGTCTGCGAAGATGCCGCAACCAATAACGGCAAAACCATGACCATCATCGGCGGGATCGCGCATAACGCCAACGGTGGTTACGGTGGCAAGCCAGACAAGGTGTTGCAGCAGAATGCCAAGAACAGCACCACCGTGGTGAAGGGCAACTTCACCTTGACCGGCGAACACGGGAAACTGTGGCGCTCCTGCGGTGACTGTACCAACAACGGTGGCCCACGTTTCCTGAGTGTTGACGGCTTGATCGTTAACGGCACCATCGGCAGTATTGCTGGCGTTAACCGCAACTACGGTGATGTTGCGACACTCAAGAACATCAAAATCAAAGACTATAAAGCAGGCAAACCGAAGGTTTGCGAAGAGTACATCGGCGTCGAGAAAGGTAACGGCGAGAGCAAGAAGTACAAAGACGAAGATCAATGGAATACCGCTAACTGCAAAGTTAGCCGTTCAGATGTGACCAAACTCTGACAGGGTCACTTGACTGATTGAAACACAACATGGGCTTCCTAAAGTATCAAACAGGCAAAGACCGGGTGAATGGCCCGGTCTTTTTTATCGCTTCACCCGCTGGGTGAGACGACTCCATAATGGTTCGCGCGTTACCCGACTGTGACGCGCACCGCCAGCGCTTCGACCCGGCGTATCGCCTGAAGCACCATCGGTTCGGTCACGCTAAACGGCATGTTCGCCATATCCGGCGCGTCAATCGAGGCACGAATAATCGCCGCCAGTTCATCTTCAGACAGGTCCGGGCAGATAGCATTCAACGTTAGTGGCACCGCACAGGCATGCGCCAGCCGAATCGCTTCCAGCAACTCCTCATCGCTACGCTGTTCCAGCGCTAGCAGACACAAATTGCCAAAACCGACCAGCAAGCCGTGACCAAATTCACGGGTTTTATCACACACGGTGAACCCTTCATACAGCGCATGGGAAGCGGCGGCATGCGCGCCACTGGCCATCAGCGATGTCAGCCCGGCAAACAGGAAGATGGCATCCAGCACCTGATCAAGTGCGTCATTGGCTTGCCCTTCCATTACCGCACGGCAGGCGGCCTCACCGTGCTGCGCTATCAACCGAAAGCAGATCTCGCTGTTAGCACGTGACGACGCCGCAAAACCATTTCTATCGTCACCTTTATCAATCGCACGGAACTCATACCATTTGGCCAGCGTATCCCCTAACCCGGCAGCCAGCCAGCGCAGCGGCGCACGCACCAGCAGCGCGCTGTCTATCACCACGGCGGCGGGGGCCACCGGCAGGTGATACAAATCGTGGAAATGACCGTCATCATGGTAACGCACCGACAGCGGGGTCACCGCCGCGCAGGTAGCAGCAATAGTCGGCAATGTCACTACCGGAATGCCACACTGAAACGCCACCGCTTTCCCGGTATCCAGTGCTTTACCGCCGCCGACCGCCAGGATCAGATCGCTGTCGGTTTCACGCACTCGCGCACACAACCGCTCTATCTGGCTGACACTGCACTGCTCACCGGACCACTCCACCGCCGTCAGCGTCACCCCAGCCTGCCGCAGTTGCTCTATTACCAGTGTTTGTGCGGCTGCCAGCGCCTGATGCCCTCCTGCCACCAGAACCCGACTACCGAACCGGGCACACACCGCCCCCAACTGCTGACTGACCCCGACGCCACGTAACACGGTGGCGGGAAAGAAAACCTGTTGTGTCATCTCTATTACTGTTCCTGTTTGCTGTCATTGATTGCTGTTAATGGCCTATCGGGGCTCGATACTGCCCTCTGCTTTTGCCAGGCACACCCTTTATCAAGCAAACACTATGCCACTTAATGGCGGTTTTTAGCTACAGATTGCCAT from Dickeya zeae NCPPB 2538 encodes the following:
- the pelI gene encoding pectate lyase PelI, with the translated sequence MFKYVLPLCALVLAAPSLATQTTLMMTQKNDVNYLGWSTDESKVARQEVYRGTTSNPDQRERIAVLDSETRTFQDADTNSGVNYWYWVDVVSDTQNQTVSNAVTNAPSTGPLRAAKASSECKPGVTFENRSVDCGGVTIGTSCPNDSDKQKPLIILKNASVKNLRISASGGADGIHCDSGNCTIENVIWEDVCEDAATNNGKTMTIIGGIAHNANGGYGGKPDKVLQQNAKNSTTVVKGNFTLTGEHGKLWRSCGDCTNNGGPRFLSVDGLIVNGTIGSIAGVNRNYGDVATLKNIKIKDYKAGKPKVCEEYIGVEKGNGESKKYKDEDQWNTANCKVSRSDVTKL
- a CDS encoding DUF3888 domain-containing protein; protein product: MWGTPVAILWGVVMAGSTLLAGCGGAEPTEQEIRQAVDESVTQTNQEIKQRVGSLFNDEMLIKINSLKILGCIRIKNKTYQCNVELDITPPQGGNKKETVMLVFIQEDGIWKLIK
- a CDS encoding iron-containing alcohol dehydrogenase family protein; the encoded protein is MTQQVFFPATVLRGVGVSQQLGAVCARFGSRVLVAGGHQALAAAQTLVIEQLRQAGVTLTAVEWSGEQCSVSQIERLCARVRETDSDLILAVGGGKALDTGKAVAFQCGIPVVTLPTIAATCAAVTPLSVRYHDDGHFHDLYHLPVAPAAVVIDSALLVRAPLRWLAAGLGDTLAKWYEFRAIDKGDDRNGFAASSRANSEICFRLIAQHGEAACRAVMEGQANDALDQVLDAIFLFAGLTSLMASGAHAAASHALYEGFTVCDKTREFGHGLLVGFGNLCLLALEQRSDEELLEAIRLAHACAVPLTLNAICPDLSEDELAAIIRASIDAPDMANMPFSVTEPMVLQAIRRVEALAVRVTVG